Below is a genomic region from Deltaproteobacteria bacterium.
TTGCAGGGGCTAGTTTACCGGCAGATTGGCGCCGCCTTGTCCTTCTCGCACAGGTAGGCTCTCATTGCGGCGTTTTCCCGGTTCAGCTTTTCAATTTCAGCCTTAAGCTGGTCAGCTTCCGCTTTAATAGCGATTAAAGCCGCTTTGTCAGCCTTCTCTGCCTGCACAGACGCGATCTTACGGTCTTGGGCATCATTCACATGCTTAACGCCGAGAAGCTCGTTATAAAGCTCTTGGACGGCTTTAATGAGCGGAGAAATAAGTTCGGAGTATCTGACGCCGTAACGATCTGTTTTTTCATCGTGAGTGACTATAGAGGTCTTTTTGCTGTGCCCGACTTCTGCAATTGCCTGCTCTGCTTCTTGAGCAATCAAGCCATAGTGAACGTCATTATCAACACCGGTATTCCAGCGGTAAGAAACGGGGCGCAGCCGATTGATGAAATCCAAGCCCAAGTCTGTGTCAGAAATATCTTTTTTCTCTCGACGATCCGACGTATTGATGACGCCATTGGTGGCATACACTTCCGTGAATCTATAGGTCGCGTTGCCAAGCGTATAGGTGTTGTTGGCAGATGGCGAAATTACGCCGGCCACTTGCAATGTCGTCTGCGGTGAGGTGGTGCCGATACCGACGCTGCCTGCGTTCAAAATTGTCATTTTATTTGTTGGCACGGCCCCTGTGCGAAAGTTGATATCACCTGCGGCGTTCCCGTTGTCGATATAGATGCCGCCAGGGCCGTTCGAGTACCACTGCGAGATGGATCCCGCGCCCGCACCAGAAAGCTGCAATATCATATTGTGCGTTCCGTTGGCCAGCGCCAGGGTCGACAATGCGCCAGCACTCTGATCAGTGTTGCTAATCGCAAGAGTTGTAGTGGTGTCTTGATTTTTACTAATATGTAATGGCGTCAACGGACTTGTAGTCCCTATCCCGACGTTGCCAGCAGTATCGATCGCCAGACGATACGCACCAGCGGTTTGATCATAGATGGCAAACTTATTTGGGATATCCGCAACACCACTTGCTCCGACTTCAATATCAAAGCGACGGGCATCGCCTTTCAGAAACAGATTGGCATAGCCTGTCGATGCAGTGTTTTCAATCATAAGGCCTAGAGAGCCAGCTTTTTGCAAATGTAAAAGCGACGATGGTGCAGCAGTGCCGATGCCTAGGTTGCCGCCGAAATAGCTTGGGGTCGAGCCAGCGCTATAAATAGCCCAATTATTTGTTCCACTGCTGAGATTGTCCACATATAAGCCATAGGTATTGGTGATTGTGCCACTCACTAGAAATGGATTGGACACGTGGTATCCAATTGCAGAAGTCATATTTTTTCCGACTGAAGATTGGTTAATTTCTGCGTTAAATCCTATCACTCGACCAGAGTTGACTCCTGATGCCTCGGGGCGGGATTTCACTCCGATCATATCAGCAGTTTGGTCAGTGGCCATTGCGATGGGAAGTGCTGTGATTGCCGAGCGAGTCGTGCCACTCCCAGCAATTGCATAGAGTGAATAGATATCGCCAGACACCGAGAGCTTTGTCGTCGGGGTTGTGTTGCCGATCCCGACATTTCCTGAAGAAGCAATTTTAAATGCAGTTCCCGTTGTTCCCGTAGTTGTATCAACACGGAAAAGATCGGCAGATTGTCCAGCGACACCATTGATTGCGAGTGGTACGGATGTAGAATTCAATGATCCAACATTCAGACGGGCGAGTCCCGGACCGCCTGCAACACTAACCATTCCTCCGGTGCCTACCATCTGAACCATAGCACCAGTTGACGAGCCCGCTTTGAAGACGACCCCTGATGTTGATGATTCAACTTGAAATATCCCGTTTCCTGTATTTGCGCCGTACGCATGGAGGATGGACGTCGGACTCGTCGTGCCAACTCCGACATTGCCGGAAGAATCAATGCGCATTCTTTCAGAAGGCGGTGTCGGTGCTCCCGTGCTTGTTCCGAAAATGACGGGTGTATTGTCGTAGGCAGCAAGCCAGGTTCCCAAAACAGCGGGTGCCACGGAGCCGCTGCCTCGAAGCCCCACAAAACCAGCTTGAGTGGCGCCAGAATAAAAATCTACACCTGATGTTCTGCTCCAAGAATTGTTTTCAGTTCGGATTTGGCCATCGCCAAAACCTGCGTTGTAAATCGTGAGGGGAGCACCTGGACTGATTGTTCCAATCCCCACATTCCCGGTGTTGTAGTAAATGTCAGATCCCGTGGTGGTCCATTGACTACCGGTGAGCGCAGTCCAGGCCCCGTCACCGCGAAGGTAGGTCGTCGAATCAGCAGTACCACTTCCAAGTCGCGCGCTTGCAACCGTGCCTGTGGAAATCGCGGACGCTGGTAGCCCACTGATCGCAGCACACATCCAACGATCACCGACAGAACTCCAGTATGGCATTTGAGCCGCCGTGCAACCAGCAGCGTCGGCCACATCGGCAGAATACGCTGTCGTTTGCAGAGCGCCGGTGATGCGCGAATCATCTCCGGCTGCAACAGTATTTGCAGCTGTGCCGACATTCACCGTCAAAGCAGGAGTTGTCGAACCAGTTGCAACCGACAAATAAGAATTCGCACTTGTCACATTGGTCACTGTGCCCGCGTTACCGGCAGACCACTCAAGGCCGCTAGCAGTTGCGGAATTTGCACGAAGCACATGACCGTCGGTGCCAGCGGGTAAGCGCACATGTGATGTACCATCGCGCGAAAGCAAATCACCTTTGGTCGTGAGGGGTGAAGTGAGTTTGGCATCAAAAGTATCGTACTGGGCTTTTGAGATCGTTCCGCTGGTCACACCAGCACCACTGGCGAGTGGCACATTTAAAGTGTGTACGTCGCCAGAAGAAGAAATCGCAGGTGCTGTGCCAGTACTTCCGGCGGCAAATGTTTGTGTGCTTCCTGTTTGGCCCCCCAGTGAACCAAGACCAGAACCGGCAACACCTAGCGCCTGCCAGCTACTACCGTTATAATAATTCAACGCATTGGTGGTGGTGTTGTAAATTTGTAGGCCGTTTGCTGGTGTTGCGATCGCATCGCGCTGGACTGTCGTCATGCGTGGGAGCAAAACGCCTTTGCTGGTCGATGCGACATCGAACAGTGCACTGGCATTTGGTGTCGCGGTACCGATGCCGACGTTGCCTGCAAAATAGTTTTGATCGGCGATTCCAGCCTGATAGATTCCAAACTTTGTCCCGGACGGATTGCCGCTGGTTCCTTCAATATAGAGTCCATATGAATTGCCTGTTACTGTGCTTACTATTTGATTGTTAATGTAGACACCGGTCACCTGATCGGTTGAACCACCGAAAACTCCAACGTTGAACTGAGCTCCTGTGGTATTGGACCCTGTACCGCTTGTTCGGTAGAGATTGAAAATGCCAGCATAGTTGCCGTTGGTACTTTCGATATTCAGTTTGGATCCAGGATAAGGTGTAGCGATTCCGATGCCGACGTTGCCGGAAGTGTCAATAGTCAATCGGTCAAGATTATTTGTTCTCAGTGCAAACGGGTGATTGCTTAGAGTGCCAGCAAACCCGCCGGCCCCATTGCCGCCGCCAGCCGTGTCTAAGGTACCCAAAACTGTCTGGAATGCGCCCATGTTCGTATTATCAACTCGAATAAAGGAATTTGTAGTTGATGAACCTTTGATATGTAACTTTGTCTCTGGGATTCCATTGCCAATACCAACATGTCCTGTGGATGATCCATTCAAGGAAAGATATTCGCTATCAATCCACAAAGGCTTATAGGTTGCTGTTCCCCGATCAATTGCTCGGAAGACGCCTGCTCCCGCTGTATAGTACATCTCTAGGCCGGCACCGGAGCTTGGTGTTGATGCGTTTCCAGTCGAACGTATCACTCCAATACTATCCAATTTTGCAGATGGCGTCGCAGTCCCAATCCCCACATTCCCAGTGTTGTAGTAGATATCAGAACCGGTGGTGGTCCATTGACTGCTGGAAGGTGTCGTCCAACCTAGTGTCCCGGCAGCGTCGACGGTGACAAGAGTTTGGCCAGAAGCACCGACAGCACTGGGCAGGGTCAAGGAATAATTCGTTACAGCGGCTGGTGCTTTGAGTTCAACATAGTTGGTGGTTGCATCGCGTAGGCGCACAGCGGAAGACGATACTTGTCCAGCCGAAAAGCCGCCGCTGCCATCTCGGCGAACAATCGCCGAGGCCGTATTCGCACTGGTCGAGGCATTTGCAAGCACCGTCGCTGCATTGACATTCGCGGCTGTTGAACCGCCAACAAAGGCTACGGTTGCTGCGACAGATCCGGTTCCGGACGCAGTCACGTCTCCTGTCAAGGCAGAGATCCCAGATGTGCCCGTGGTCAAGGTCACAGGTCCACCGCTGCTTTGAAACTTCAGCTTCTCATCGGTTGAGTCATACCAGATCGATCCTTGCGTCGGTGTAGAGGAAGGTGCACCAGGTAAAACCGGAAGCTGTGCGCCTGTCGACGAGGTCGAGCGCATGTACGATGTGCTTGTGCCATCGACCAAAGCCGAAACAGCAGAGAAGCGCGCGGAATTTAAAAACAGATTTTCTAAATTGCTCTGGGTCAACACAGTGCCAGCAGCTGTGTTGACTTGTAAGAGATTCGAACTGCGTAGCCCTTGAATTGATTCCGC
It encodes:
- a CDS encoding tail fiber domain-containing protein, with protein sequence MARKRQVSAQAFLAKPSQPRAVSVIGLVLTGAGAAATAAVRAISAALLGLSASVALAVDVPQSFSLDGRLFSDPQGTTALKDGSISVRLQVLDDDKACVLYEEQQTISTSASDGYFSMQVGSSVGATKRSASGDSGNDMTTIFSNMAPVSGKALADGLPCIVAPVGGKRRYVRMIISPSSLGGAARTLSPDLTIDSVPNALIAERAESIQGLRSSNLLQVNTAAGTVLTQSNLENLFLNSARFSAVSALVDGTSTSYMRSTSSTGAQLPVLPGAPSSTPTQGSIWYDSTDEKLKFQSSGGPVTLTTGTSGISALTGDVTASGTGSVAATVAFVGGSTAANVNAATVLANASTSANTASAIVRRDGSGGFSAGQVSSSAVRLRDATTNYVELKAPAAVTNYSLTLPSAVGASGQTLVTVDAAGTLGWTTPSSSQWTTTGSDIYYNTGNVGIGTATPSAKLDSIGVIRSTGNASTPSSGAGLEMYYTAGAGVFRAIDRGTATYKPLWIDSEYLSLNGSSTGHVGIGNGIPETKLHIKGSSTTNSFIRVDNTNMGAFQTVLGTLDTAGGGNGAGGFAGTLSNHPFALRTNNLDRLTIDTSGNVGIGIATPYPGSKLNIESTNGNYAGIFNLYRTSGTGSNTTGAQFNVGVFGGSTDQVTGVYINNQIVSTVTGNSYGLYIEGTSGNPSGTKFGIYQAGIADQNYFAGNVGIGTATPNASALFDVASTSKGVLLPRMTTVQRDAIATPANGLQIYNTTTNALNYYNGSSWQALGVAGSGLGSLGGQTGSTQTFAAGSTGTAPAISSSGDVHTLNVPLASGAGVTSGTISKAQYDTFDAKLTSPLTTKGDLLSRDGTSHVRLPAGTDGHVLRANSATASGLEWSAGNAGTVTNVTSANSYLSVATGSTTPALTVNVGTAANTVAAGDDSRITGALQTTAYSADVADAAGCTAAQMPYWSSVGDRWMCAAISGLPASAISTGTVASARLGSGTADSTTYLRGDGAWTALTGSQWTTTGSDIYYNTGNVGIGTISPGAPLTIYNAGFGDGQIRTENNSWSRTSGVDFYSGATQAGFVGLRGSGSVAPAVLGTWLAAYDNTPVIFGTSTGAPTPPSERMRIDSSGNVGVGTTSPTSILHAYGANTGNGIFQVESSTSGVVFKAGSSTGAMVQMVGTGGMVSVAGGPGLARLNVGSLNSTSVPLAINGVAGQSADLFRVDTTTGTTGTAFKIASSGNVGIGNTTPTTKLSVSGDIYSLYAIAGSGTTRSAITALPIAMATDQTADMIGVKSRPEASGVNSGRVIGFNAEINQSSVGKNMTSAIGYHVSNPFLVSGTITNTYGLYVDNLSSGTNNWAIYSAGSTPSYFGGNLGIGTAAPSSLLHLQKAGSLGLMIENTASTGYANLFLKGDARRFDIEVGASGVADIPNKFAIYDQTAGAYRLAIDTAGNVGIGTTSPLTPLHISKNQDTTTTLAISNTDQSAGALSTLALANGTHNMILQLSGAGAGSISQWYSNGPGGIYIDNGNAAGDINFRTGAVPTNKMTILNAGSVGIGTTSPQTTLQVAGVISPSANNTYTLGNATYRFTEVYATNGVINTSDRREKKDISDTDLGLDFINRLRPVSYRWNTGVDNDVHYGLIAQEAEQAIAEVGHSKKTSIVTHDEKTDRYGVRYSELISPLIKAVQELYNELLGVKHVNDAQDRKIASVQAEKADKAALIAIKAEADQLKAEIEKLNRENAAMRAYLCEKDKAAPICR